The proteins below are encoded in one region of Belonocnema kinseyi isolate 2016_QV_RU_SX_M_011 chromosome 1, B_treatae_v1, whole genome shotgun sequence:
- the LOC117177795 gene encoding uncharacterized protein LOC117177795 yields the protein MSGQIQRYIEGCPTCANKHNEKRIRDDAVIIEAAKLPFKIINVDKFTYEGRNFLLLEDSLTRYVWVTPLKTEEVYTAMYQFLPANPTPAKNITDNEPTFQSKKLEVLFRYLGIQQIKISANHPESNGIEESVIKTFKRLTYTVDDNDPTTKLFRAIHLAQGTYDIHPLDDSVVKEELYKARIY from the exons ATGAGCGGGCAAATTCAGCGTTACATAGAAGGGTGCCCCACCTGTGCCAACAAGCACAATGAAAAGAGGATCCGGGATGACGCAGTAATAATAGAAGCTGCCAAACTCCCGTTTAAAATCATAAATGTTGACAAGTTTACATACGAGGGTAGAAACTTCTTATTATTAGAAGACAGCCTCACCAGATACGTATGGGTAACACCGTTAAAAACCGAGGAAGTGTACACTGCTATGTACCAATTCCTTCCCGCCAATCCAACACCAGCAAAAAACATCACCGACAACGAACCAACATTTCAGAGCAAAAAGTTAGAGGTACTATTCAGATACCTTGGCATACAACAGATCAAAATATCGGCCAATCATCCAGAAAGCAACGGCATAGaagaaagtgtaataaaaacatttaaaagactCACATACACCGTAGATGACAACGATCCCACCACCAAACTCTTCAGAGCG ATTCACCTGGCACAAGGAACGTACGACATACATCCGCTGGACGATTCGGTCGTCAAGGAGGAACTTTACAAAGCACGCATCTATTAA